The window GTCATCAATTAAAAGAGATTCGTTTCTTAATTCATATACATTCAGCCTTTTAACTGGTGTTTCATACTGTTCAAGACCCCTTCTAATTTCATCAATCGTGAACTTTAGGTGATGACAGATAGCAATGGCAAACAAGGCATTCAGAATATTATGAGATCCAAATGTAGGGATAAAAAACTTTTCTATTCTGTTATCAAGACTAACCTTAAATGTCATCCCATTAGGAACATACTCTATCTTACTTGCACGATAATCTCCGCTCGTATTAACCCCTACAGTCATAATTAGACCTTTGAAGCTTGTTGTATCCAATAACTTAGAATTTTGATCATCGTTATTAATGAGTAGAACACCATCTGGCTTCATATGTTTGATTAACGCAGATTTATATTGGGCGGTCGATTCAATACTATTTCCTAAGTTACCGTAATGTGCGGTGCCAATGTTGGTAATGACTGAAATATTCGGCTGAATAATGCTACAATGCTTCTCACCAGCTCCTTGTTTTCCCATACCTAGCTCTAATAGGATAGCATCTGTTGTAGCATCAACGTTTTCGGCAATTTGCTGTGTATGAATCGGCAAGTTTTTATTACCGGTATTCTTCATTAATTTCCATTTCTGAACCAGAATCGCCGCAATCATTTCTCTCGTAGTGGTTTTTCCTGAGCTTCCTGTTATCGCTATAGTTGGTATTTCTAAAATAAGTGGATTCACTTTAATAACCTCCTTTTGCTTCATTTTTTCCCCTTATGATCACAAGGCTTTTTGAATTGCCATTATTGCTAACATAAGCGTAGGATCAATAAGGCTCATATTCGTTTCAAAATACGGGAACATAAGAGGAACCTCCGTACAGCCTCCTAATACAAACGATGCTCCATTACTGTAGTAGAAATGGATGATTTTATCTAGTTCTTGGATAGATAGACTGTTTTCAAGCTTGCCAGCTTTGACATCCATAATTGCCCTATCTACTACTCTTTGTTCCCCCTGTTGGGGTACGATTATATCAAATGTACTTGTACTAGCTTTAAAAGCCTCTTGATATAAACCCGCTTGAATTGTCGTTGACGTTGCCAACAGAAGAATCCTTTGCCTCGACTCATTCTCATATTGCCTTTTGGTTGCTTCTACCGTATTCTCAATTAAACTATAAAAAGGAATCGTAATGGCCTTTCGTATCTCCTGAATCCATATATGCGCGGTATGACACGGCATGATGATGAAATCTGCACCAGCATGTTCTAATAATCGAGCACTTTTTATTAATTCCGCCAACGGACTATGGAATGAATGATTTTCAGCTTCTACACGGGGAGGAATTTTGGGGTTATTGTAAATGAGTATTTGCAGATGCTCTTGATCTTTTTGTGCAGGAGTATGTTTTACAATTTTCTCGAATAAATCAATGGTGGCATAAGGTCCCATCCCGCCTAATATACCAATGGTATTACTCATGTTTATTTTCTTCCTTCTTGTGGTAGCCTTCTATTCTTTGAAAAGCCAATTCAAACTCGGCTGTAGTGAGCTTTTTATCAGCAAGCAGCGAATATAGTAACGCTAACGCAATTGGCGTTACATCCACTTCGATATTAATATCTACATGGACGTCTGAATTACCACTTTGCACAATATGTGATTCATTTTGAATATCATAGGATTGTTCCTGCTCATACTCTTCATTGGCGGTGTGTTTCTGCTCTTTTCCCAATTGTCATTACCTCCTTTGATTGGCATTGTTTCTTTTTACCGTTTCTCCTGATCACTGAAGGATTGATCTTCAAACAAAAACCAAACCTCCTATATTTAACAAAGTATACATAAAACGATTGTATTAACAGCCTTTACAGCTGCATCATACTAAAAGAAATCCTCTTCCCCTTCTTCATCAAAATCGATGATTTGATGTTGCCTTTGGTCTTGCTGTTGCTGTTGTTCCTGTTCTGCGTCAGCATCTGCTGCTGCCGAGGAATGAACTTTAGCTGTTGAGTTAGAGTCAATCTTAAATTCATTCGTTGAGTTCCCACTGTTGGTAATGGTAGCCGAATTCATTACCTTTAATTCATTTTCGTTTTCAAAATCTTCCTTATAGTACTCATCCTTTTTATAAGAGCTTTTATGCTTCGTTTCTTTATCATGTTTACGCTTTTTGGGAGTACCATAATGGCTTGTACTAACATAAGAATCCTTACAAAATTCACACATTTTATAATCCTCCTTTCTATTTGCTCATTATTAGCATATTCTCTTTTCTATTAATAGGAAGGGTACATGCCTAAGAATCATGCGGATTTTTTATATAGGTGATTTGTTTTAACTTCATTCAGCAGAAGTTAAAACAGCCTAGATAATAAAAAAAACGAACTGTTCGCACAGTCCGTTACTGAAAAATAATCGCTATGATTTCATCTACAGATTTTCCACTTTCTATTTCATACAAACCTGGACGTAATTCATTTGACAGCCCACGTTTTTCAATCTCTTGGGCGAATTCCCAGCCGTTAGGGATAATCTTCGCCTGCTCAAGAGCATTTCCAACATCAATACTCGTCATTCCCGAGGAGACTGACAGAATTGTACGGTAAATAATCTTTTCTTCTCCCGCTTCTTCTTGCTGTTGTTCTGCCGGTTCAGCAGTTGTATATTGATTCCATTCCTCTTCAGTATGAATCACATAGCCTTCTGCGCCAAGCTTTACTTTCATTTCATCAACAGATAAATCAGCTGAAGCAACCTCTGAATCCACTGATTCGCTACTCTTTACTTCACTTGGACCCAGATAATAGACAGCAGCACAGACGCCGGCTGCAACGATAAGCCCCCCGGCAAAGCTGCGTAATGAATTAGATGTCATTAGCTGCTTTCCCTCCTTCATCCTTCGTTCTTATATATGGGGCAAGTAGTTGCTTTACCTCTTCCATGCTCATTTGCTGTTTCATGGCAATACTATCCAAGGAATACCCACGTCGATGTAGTTCAAGAATCTCGCGCAATCGTTGTCGATGCGAAGCAGTCCCGATTTCTATTCCTGCCTCCTGCACGGTAATCTCAGCATCAAGTTCAACGTTTCGGATTTGCTGCTGTAATTTCGTTACTTCATCCATAAATGTAAACGACATCTCTTCAATCTGTTGTTCAATTGCCTTTGAAGAATCCTTCGTTTTCCTAAACGACAATATTAATAAAATGATTGCCGCTACAAATAAAATGGCTATTGCCCATTCCATTTCTATTATCCTCCCTAATTACATTTCTATATCGCCCTATCATATTATACATTGATTAATGACATATTTCGATTATAAGCGACAAAATACCTCGATAGTCTCGGTTTTATCAAAATTAAGATTCGTAGAATGAGAATACTTTAGGTCTATAGACTGTGTTAGATAAACAAAACTTAAGACCTAGTGTATTTTGTGATTTTATTGCCATTATAGCCTAAAAAGTTAAGCTTTCTTTTTACAAACGTGCTTGTACGCCGTTGCTCTAGCTTTTTTAGTCCCGATTGCTACCGTTTATTTCCATTTCCCTTAACATTTCTTCGATGGCAAGTGCAACACCATGTTCATTATTGTTTTTCGTCTGAAATGGACAAAGCTGCTTTATTTCCGCTGCAGCATTCTCCATTGCTACCGGACGACCTGCCCGTTCAAGCATGCTTTTATCATTTAAATTATCACCAAGTGCCATAACCTCTTGCAACGGAATCTTCATTGTATTTAACAAATATTCAAGCGCGATACCCTTTTGTGCAAGAGGGTGATTAAATTCAAGATTA of the Bacillus tuaregi genome contains:
- the cuyB gene encoding cysteate racemase, coding for MSNTIGILGGMGPYATIDLFEKIVKHTPAQKDQEHLQILIYNNPKIPPRVEAENHSFHSPLAELIKSARLLEHAGADFIIMPCHTAHIWIQEIRKAITIPFYSLIENTVEATKRQYENESRQRILLLATSTTIQAGLYQEAFKASTSTFDIIVPQQGEQRVVDRAIMDVKAGKLENSLSIQELDKIIHFYYSNGASFVLGGCTEVPLMFPYFETNMSLIDPTLMLAIMAIQKAL